One window of the Sander lucioperca isolate FBNREF2018 chromosome 5, SLUC_FBN_1.2, whole genome shotgun sequence genome contains the following:
- the LOC116038858 gene encoding uncharacterized protein LOC116038858 isoform X1, translated as MKMAKYHSMSQTVDVNMEPLKWPIAPDGYIPNSVIRNWRKKGKDLNKVYCWDDIFYSSHQVNKPTANDEEHVSTRVFWITQDEEEEEEKTDDVKWRTDKKEDEKNEKAKKEKTKVQEKERADEKKEKEEHKMERYVLLTQINTNTTLQDQLKTFDDGQMNVEPQRQEVGSTFNPRKTVNFLPTICPENGPKQLREQTEHTKLHETITPPLQSGTERYSVSDKQRTSSLIPKEWPEPPLESPVVSVDVVIPKQEPRTTYIPPIEPGHVTPYPLKAPPSTPEDPRPQLDLGPPKCSPIKREIKRDKGFLLSSTKYNIIRDQLQVTLDQKVLELYKKLKVGTKNSSRLGKRSTIAEHPDTPKTRDSKATQALQGFCPPADSKAIHTLQDFCSPWVAQLAAREHPVKSSSARQLAATIPATGHQRVVQKIQMKDTLEPASFHFHHVIPMASQQSFFTLNPFGTTQYGRLQFYWIRGHDADNLLRVCS; from the exons ATGAAGATGGCCAAATATCACAGTATGTCTCAAACTGTTGATGTGAACATGGAGCCTCTGAAATGGCCCATAGCTCCAGATGGCTACATCCCCAACTCTGTCATCCGAAACTGGAGGAAGAAGGGAAAGGATCTTAACAAGGTGTACTGTTGGGATGACATCTTTTATAGTTCCCATCAGGTGAATAAACCCACAGCAAATGATGAGGAACATGTGAGCACAAGAGTTTTCTGGATCACAcaagatgaggaggaagaggaagaaaagacagATGATGTGAAATGGAGAACGGACAAAAAGGAAGATGAGAAAAATGAGAAAGCCAAGAAGGAAAAAACAAAGGTGCAGGAAAAGGAAAGGGCGGAtgagaagaaagagaaggaagaaCACAAGATGGAAAGATATGTCCTTCTGACGCAGATAAATACTAACACTACTCTGCAGGACCAGCTGAAAACATTTGATGACGGACAAATGAATGTGGAGCCTCAAAGGCAAGAAGTCGGCTCAACATTTAATCCAAGAAAGACTGTGAACTTCCT aCCAACCATCTGTCCTGAAAATGGACCTAAACAACTCAGAGAGCAAACGGAACACACAAAGCTTCATGAAACCATCACACCTCCCCTCCAGTCGGGCACAGAGAGATACTCTGTGTCCGATAAACAAAGAACATCCAGTTTAATTCCTAAAG AGTGGCCGGAGCCTCCATTGGAAAGTCCTGTGGTGTCTGTAGATGTTGTCATCCCAAAGCAAG AACCCAGAACCACGTACATACCACCTATAGAGCCCGGACACGTGACTCCTTATCCCCTGAAGGCTCCTCCTTCAACCCCAGAGGATCCTCGACCCCAACTAGACCTTGGGCCTCCTAAATGCTCGCCAATAAAgcgagagataaagagagataaAGGGTTCCTCCTGTCTTCGACCAAATATAACATCATCAGAGACCAACTACAGGTAACCCTTGATCAAAAAGTCTTGGAGCTCTATAAAAAATTGAAAGTTGGCACCAAGAACTCGTCACGCCTTGGAAAACGCTCCACCATTGCTGAGCACCCAGATACTCCTAAGACTAGAGATTCTAAGGCTACGCAGGCTCTCCAAGGCTTCTGTCCTCCTGCTGATTCTAAGGCTATACACACTCTCCAAGACTTCTGTTCTCCATGGGTAGCACAGTTGGCCGCTAGAGAGCATCCAGTCAAGTCTTCCAGTGCCAGACAACTTGCGGCAACCATCCCAGCAACAGGACATCAGAGAGTGGTGCAAAAGATCCAGATGAAAGACACTCTAGAACCAGCATCCTTTCACTTCCACCATGTGATCCCAATGGCCTCCCAACAGAGCTTCTTCACTTTGAATCCATTTGGGACGACCCAGTATGGAAGGCTGCAGTTTTACTGGATAAGGGGACATGATGCGGACAACCTGCTGAGGGTTTGCAGTTAG
- the ubash3bb gene encoding ubiquitin associated and SH3 domain containing Bb isoform X1 yields MAAKEDLYSKILPRRLRQNRSGSVKCGSNLDVLLSMGFPRPRALKALVSTGGRSVQAACDWLFSHVDDPFLDDPLPREFVLYLRPSGPLQNQLSHFWQQSRVTCGKNKAHNIFPHITLCQFFMCADHQVEALCEALQASVQQWRGRFPSPLPLELYTSSNFIGLFVEEQVADILRQFATDFATEAARTAEVHVEPHKKQLHVTLAYNFPTNHLPSLEKLAKGIEVKLGCDWLAVLFSRDIRFANHETLRVMYPYLPQNEDELELVPGDFVFMSPVDQSSTSEGWVYGTSLASGLSGLLPENYVSLADESDTWVFHGSHSFFSCGPSDKTSKERGMFDALLDSRRPDNTSPGDTPSLSLICHPMQQVLRISGSHSRQPKRTLFVCRHGERMDVVFGKHWLSLCSDTKGRYVRSNLNMPPSLPLWGGQRDYDMDAPITVFGSTQARIVGEALLESNTVIDFVYCSPSLRCVQTAQNILKGLQQDGKLKVRVEPGLFEWTKWVSGNSLPAWIPPTDLAAAHFSVDTTYRPLMPVSKLTVSESYENYMSRSYQVTKDILSDCKNTGNNVLIVAHASSLEACTRQLQGRGPQSAKDFIQVVRKIPYLGFCSCEEQGDTGVWQLVDPPILPLTHGPNHSFDWRETLLQE; encoded by the exons ACTGAAAGCTCTGGTATCAACAGGAGGTCGGAGTGTGCAAGCAGCATGTGACTG GCTGTTCTCCCATGTGGATGATCCGTTCCTGGACGACCCTCTGCCCAGGGAATTTGTCCTGTACCTACGACCCAGCGGACCACTACAGAACCAGCTCTCACACTTCTGGCAACAGAGCCGGGTCACCTGTGGAAAAAACAAAGCCCACAACATTTTCCCCCACATCACCCTCTGCCAGTTCTTCATG TGTGCAGACCACCAAGTAGAAGCTCTTTGCGAGGCCCTCCAGGCCTCCGTCCAGCAGTGGCGGGGTCGATTTCCCAGCCCATTGCCTCTAGAGCTCTACACTTCCTCCAACTTCATTGGTCTTTTTGTGGAGGAGCAGGTAGCTGACATCCTCAGGCAGTTTGCGACCGACTTCGCCACAGAGGCCGCCAGGACGGCAG AGGTCCATGTGGAGCCTCATAAGAAGCAGCTCCACGTAACTCTGGCCTACAACTTCCCCACCAATCACCTCCCATCACTGGAGAAACTGGCCAAGGGCATCGAAGTCAAGCtaggctgtgattggctggcagTCCTGTTCTCCCGGGACATTCGTTTTGCAAACCATGAG ACCCTGCGGGTGATGTACCCCTACTTGCCTCAGAATGAGGATGAGCTGGAGCTGGTTCCTGGCGATTTTGTCTTCATGTCTCCAGTGGATCAGAGCAGTACCAGTGAGGGCTGGGTGTACGGGACCTCGCTGGCCTCTGGGCTGTCTGGCCTGCTGCCTGAGAACTATGTCAGCCTGGCCGACGAGTCCGACACCTGGGTCTTCCATGG CTCCCATTCATTCTTCAGCTGTGGGCCCAGTGACAAAACCAGCAAGGAGAGAGGGATGTTTGATGCGCTGCTGGACAGCCGACGCCCTGACAACACCAGTCCTGGAGACACACCCTCCCTCAGTCTCATTTGTCATCCAATGCAG CAGGTCCTGCGGATTAGTGGTAGTCACTCTAGGCAGCCCAAGCGGACACTTTTTGTCTGTCGGCACGGTGAGAGGATGGATGTGGTCTTTGGCAAACACTGGCTCTCCCTCTGCTCCGACACTAAAG GTAGATATGTACGTTCCAATCTGAACATGCCTCCCAGTTTGCCGCTGTGGGGAGGACAGAGAGATTACGACATGGACGCTCCCATCACTGTGTTTGGATCCACTCAGGCTCGAATAGTGG GTGAGGCCCTATTAGAGAGTAACACAGTGATAGACTTTGTGTactgctctccctctctgcgTTGTGTTCAGACTGCACAGAACATCCTGAAAG GTCTGCAGCAGGACGGTAAGCTGAAGGTACGAGTGGAACCGGGGCTTTTTGAATGGACCAAGTGGGTTTCTGGGAACTCTCTGCCTGCATGGATACCTCCCACTGACCTGGCTGCAGCCCACTTCAGTGTGGACACAACATACAG ACCTCTGATGCCAGTCAGCAAGCTCACTGTGTCTGAATCCTATGAAAACTACATGAGCCGGAGCTACCAAGTGACCAAAGATATCCTGTCAGACTGTAAAAACACTG GAAACAATGTGCTGATTGTTGCCCACGCTTCTTCCTTAGAGGCTTGCACACGCCAGCTGCAGGGCCGTGGCCCACAGAGCGCCAAGGACTTCATCCAAGTAGTCCGAAAG ATCCCCTACCTGGGCTTCTGCTCGTGTGAGGAGCAGGGAGACACAGGGGTTTGGCAGTTAGTGGACCCTCCCATCCTCCCCCTCACACATGGGCCAAACCACTCCTTTGACTGGCGGGAGACACTTCTGCAAGAATGA
- the ubash3bb gene encoding ubiquitin associated and SH3 domain containing Bb isoform X2, giving the protein MAAKEDLYSKILPRRLRQNRSGSVKCGSNLDVLLSMGFPRPRALKALVSTGGRSVQAACDWLFSHVDDPFLDDPLPREFVLYLRPSGPLQNQLSHFWQQSRVTCGKNKAHNIFPHITLCQFFMCADHQVEALCEALQASVQQWRGRFPSPLPLELYTSSNFIGLFVEEQVADILRQFATDFATEAARTAEVHVEPHKKQLHVTLAYNFPTNHLPSLEKLAKGIEVKLGCDWLAVLFSRDIRFANHETLRVMYPYLPQNEDELELVPGDFVFMSPVDQSSTSEGWVYGTSLASGLSGLLPENYVSLADESDTWVFHGSHSFFSCGPSDKTSKERGMFDALLDSRRPDNTSPGDTPSLSLICHPMQVLRISGSHSRQPKRTLFVCRHGERMDVVFGKHWLSLCSDTKGRYVRSNLNMPPSLPLWGGQRDYDMDAPITVFGSTQARIVGEALLESNTVIDFVYCSPSLRCVQTAQNILKGLQQDGKLKVRVEPGLFEWTKWVSGNSLPAWIPPTDLAAAHFSVDTTYRPLMPVSKLTVSESYENYMSRSYQVTKDILSDCKNTGNNVLIVAHASSLEACTRQLQGRGPQSAKDFIQVVRKIPYLGFCSCEEQGDTGVWQLVDPPILPLTHGPNHSFDWRETLLQE; this is encoded by the exons ACTGAAAGCTCTGGTATCAACAGGAGGTCGGAGTGTGCAAGCAGCATGTGACTG GCTGTTCTCCCATGTGGATGATCCGTTCCTGGACGACCCTCTGCCCAGGGAATTTGTCCTGTACCTACGACCCAGCGGACCACTACAGAACCAGCTCTCACACTTCTGGCAACAGAGCCGGGTCACCTGTGGAAAAAACAAAGCCCACAACATTTTCCCCCACATCACCCTCTGCCAGTTCTTCATG TGTGCAGACCACCAAGTAGAAGCTCTTTGCGAGGCCCTCCAGGCCTCCGTCCAGCAGTGGCGGGGTCGATTTCCCAGCCCATTGCCTCTAGAGCTCTACACTTCCTCCAACTTCATTGGTCTTTTTGTGGAGGAGCAGGTAGCTGACATCCTCAGGCAGTTTGCGACCGACTTCGCCACAGAGGCCGCCAGGACGGCAG AGGTCCATGTGGAGCCTCATAAGAAGCAGCTCCACGTAACTCTGGCCTACAACTTCCCCACCAATCACCTCCCATCACTGGAGAAACTGGCCAAGGGCATCGAAGTCAAGCtaggctgtgattggctggcagTCCTGTTCTCCCGGGACATTCGTTTTGCAAACCATGAG ACCCTGCGGGTGATGTACCCCTACTTGCCTCAGAATGAGGATGAGCTGGAGCTGGTTCCTGGCGATTTTGTCTTCATGTCTCCAGTGGATCAGAGCAGTACCAGTGAGGGCTGGGTGTACGGGACCTCGCTGGCCTCTGGGCTGTCTGGCCTGCTGCCTGAGAACTATGTCAGCCTGGCCGACGAGTCCGACACCTGGGTCTTCCATGG CTCCCATTCATTCTTCAGCTGTGGGCCCAGTGACAAAACCAGCAAGGAGAGAGGGATGTTTGATGCGCTGCTGGACAGCCGACGCCCTGACAACACCAGTCCTGGAGACACACCCTCCCTCAGTCTCATTTGTCATCCAATGCAG GTCCTGCGGATTAGTGGTAGTCACTCTAGGCAGCCCAAGCGGACACTTTTTGTCTGTCGGCACGGTGAGAGGATGGATGTGGTCTTTGGCAAACACTGGCTCTCCCTCTGCTCCGACACTAAAG GTAGATATGTACGTTCCAATCTGAACATGCCTCCCAGTTTGCCGCTGTGGGGAGGACAGAGAGATTACGACATGGACGCTCCCATCACTGTGTTTGGATCCACTCAGGCTCGAATAGTGG GTGAGGCCCTATTAGAGAGTAACACAGTGATAGACTTTGTGTactgctctccctctctgcgTTGTGTTCAGACTGCACAGAACATCCTGAAAG GTCTGCAGCAGGACGGTAAGCTGAAGGTACGAGTGGAACCGGGGCTTTTTGAATGGACCAAGTGGGTTTCTGGGAACTCTCTGCCTGCATGGATACCTCCCACTGACCTGGCTGCAGCCCACTTCAGTGTGGACACAACATACAG ACCTCTGATGCCAGTCAGCAAGCTCACTGTGTCTGAATCCTATGAAAACTACATGAGCCGGAGCTACCAAGTGACCAAAGATATCCTGTCAGACTGTAAAAACACTG GAAACAATGTGCTGATTGTTGCCCACGCTTCTTCCTTAGAGGCTTGCACACGCCAGCTGCAGGGCCGTGGCCCACAGAGCGCCAAGGACTTCATCCAAGTAGTCCGAAAG ATCCCCTACCTGGGCTTCTGCTCGTGTGAGGAGCAGGGAGACACAGGGGTTTGGCAGTTAGTGGACCCTCCCATCCTCCCCCTCACACATGGGCCAAACCACTCCTTTGACTGGCGGGAGACACTTCTGCAAGAATGA
- the LOC116038858 gene encoding uncharacterized protein LOC116038858 isoform X3, with amino-acid sequence MKMAKYHSMSQTVDVNMEPLKWPIAPDGYIPNSVIRNWRKKGKDLNKVYCWDDIFYSSHQVNKPTANDEEHVSTRVFWITQDEEEEEEKTDDVKWRTDKKEDEKNEKAKKEKTKVQEKERADEKKEKEEHKMERYVLLTQINTNTTLQDQLKTFDDGQMNVEPQRQEVGSTFNPRKTVNFLEQTEHTKLHETITPPLQSGTERYSVSDKQRTSSLIPKEWPEPPLESPVVSVDVVIPKQEPRTTYIPPIEPGHVTPYPLKAPPSTPEDPRPQLDLGPPKCSPIKREIKRDKGFLLSSTKYNIIRDQLQVTLDQKVLELYKKLKVGTKNSSRLGKRSTIAEHPDTPKTRDSKATQALQGFCPPADSKAIHTLQDFCSPWVAQLAAREHPVKSSSARQLAATIPATGHQRVVQKIQMKDTLEPASFHFHHVIPMASQQSFFTLNPFGTTQYGRLQFYWIRGHDADNLLRVCS; translated from the exons ATGAAGATGGCCAAATATCACAGTATGTCTCAAACTGTTGATGTGAACATGGAGCCTCTGAAATGGCCCATAGCTCCAGATGGCTACATCCCCAACTCTGTCATCCGAAACTGGAGGAAGAAGGGAAAGGATCTTAACAAGGTGTACTGTTGGGATGACATCTTTTATAGTTCCCATCAGGTGAATAAACCCACAGCAAATGATGAGGAACATGTGAGCACAAGAGTTTTCTGGATCACAcaagatgaggaggaagaggaagaaaagacagATGATGTGAAATGGAGAACGGACAAAAAGGAAGATGAGAAAAATGAGAAAGCCAAGAAGGAAAAAACAAAGGTGCAGGAAAAGGAAAGGGCGGAtgagaagaaagagaaggaagaaCACAAGATGGAAAGATATGTCCTTCTGACGCAGATAAATACTAACACTACTCTGCAGGACCAGCTGAAAACATTTGATGACGGACAAATGAATGTGGAGCCTCAAAGGCAAGAAGTCGGCTCAACATTTAATCCAAGAAAGACTGTGAACTTCCT AGAGCAAACGGAACACACAAAGCTTCATGAAACCATCACACCTCCCCTCCAGTCGGGCACAGAGAGATACTCTGTGTCCGATAAACAAAGAACATCCAGTTTAATTCCTAAAG AGTGGCCGGAGCCTCCATTGGAAAGTCCTGTGGTGTCTGTAGATGTTGTCATCCCAAAGCAAG AACCCAGAACCACGTACATACCACCTATAGAGCCCGGACACGTGACTCCTTATCCCCTGAAGGCTCCTCCTTCAACCCCAGAGGATCCTCGACCCCAACTAGACCTTGGGCCTCCTAAATGCTCGCCAATAAAgcgagagataaagagagataaAGGGTTCCTCCTGTCTTCGACCAAATATAACATCATCAGAGACCAACTACAGGTAACCCTTGATCAAAAAGTCTTGGAGCTCTATAAAAAATTGAAAGTTGGCACCAAGAACTCGTCACGCCTTGGAAAACGCTCCACCATTGCTGAGCACCCAGATACTCCTAAGACTAGAGATTCTAAGGCTACGCAGGCTCTCCAAGGCTTCTGTCCTCCTGCTGATTCTAAGGCTATACACACTCTCCAAGACTTCTGTTCTCCATGGGTAGCACAGTTGGCCGCTAGAGAGCATCCAGTCAAGTCTTCCAGTGCCAGACAACTTGCGGCAACCATCCCAGCAACAGGACATCAGAGAGTGGTGCAAAAGATCCAGATGAAAGACACTCTAGAACCAGCATCCTTTCACTTCCACCATGTGATCCCAATGGCCTCCCAACAGAGCTTCTTCACTTTGAATCCATTTGGGACGACCCAGTATGGAAGGCTGCAGTTTTACTGGATAAGGGGACATGATGCGGACAACCTGCTGAGGGTTTGCAGTTAG
- the LOC116038858 gene encoding uncharacterized protein LOC116038858 isoform X2, giving the protein MKMAKYHSMSQTVDVNMEPLKWPIAPDGYIPNSVIRNWRKKGKDLNKVYCWDDIFYSSHQVNKPTANDEEHVSTRVFWITQDEEEEEEKTDDVKWRTDKKEDEKNEKAKKEKTKVQEKERADEKKEKEEHKMERYVLLTQINTNTTLQDQLKTFDDGQMNVEPQRQEVGSTFNPRKTVNFLPTICPENGPKQPITPPLQSGTERYSVSDKQRTSSLIPKEWPEPPLESPVVSVDVVIPKQEPRTTYIPPIEPGHVTPYPLKAPPSTPEDPRPQLDLGPPKCSPIKREIKRDKGFLLSSTKYNIIRDQLQVTLDQKVLELYKKLKVGTKNSSRLGKRSTIAEHPDTPKTRDSKATQALQGFCPPADSKAIHTLQDFCSPWVAQLAAREHPVKSSSARQLAATIPATGHQRVVQKIQMKDTLEPASFHFHHVIPMASQQSFFTLNPFGTTQYGRLQFYWIRGHDADNLLRVCS; this is encoded by the exons ATGAAGATGGCCAAATATCACAGTATGTCTCAAACTGTTGATGTGAACATGGAGCCTCTGAAATGGCCCATAGCTCCAGATGGCTACATCCCCAACTCTGTCATCCGAAACTGGAGGAAGAAGGGAAAGGATCTTAACAAGGTGTACTGTTGGGATGACATCTTTTATAGTTCCCATCAGGTGAATAAACCCACAGCAAATGATGAGGAACATGTGAGCACAAGAGTTTTCTGGATCACAcaagatgaggaggaagaggaagaaaagacagATGATGTGAAATGGAGAACGGACAAAAAGGAAGATGAGAAAAATGAGAAAGCCAAGAAGGAAAAAACAAAGGTGCAGGAAAAGGAAAGGGCGGAtgagaagaaagagaaggaagaaCACAAGATGGAAAGATATGTCCTTCTGACGCAGATAAATACTAACACTACTCTGCAGGACCAGCTGAAAACATTTGATGACGGACAAATGAATGTGGAGCCTCAAAGGCAAGAAGTCGGCTCAACATTTAATCCAAGAAAGACTGTGAACTTCCT aCCAACCATCTGTCCTGAAAATGGACCTAAACAAC CCATCACACCTCCCCTCCAGTCGGGCACAGAGAGATACTCTGTGTCCGATAAACAAAGAACATCCAGTTTAATTCCTAAAG AGTGGCCGGAGCCTCCATTGGAAAGTCCTGTGGTGTCTGTAGATGTTGTCATCCCAAAGCAAG AACCCAGAACCACGTACATACCACCTATAGAGCCCGGACACGTGACTCCTTATCCCCTGAAGGCTCCTCCTTCAACCCCAGAGGATCCTCGACCCCAACTAGACCTTGGGCCTCCTAAATGCTCGCCAATAAAgcgagagataaagagagataaAGGGTTCCTCCTGTCTTCGACCAAATATAACATCATCAGAGACCAACTACAGGTAACCCTTGATCAAAAAGTCTTGGAGCTCTATAAAAAATTGAAAGTTGGCACCAAGAACTCGTCACGCCTTGGAAAACGCTCCACCATTGCTGAGCACCCAGATACTCCTAAGACTAGAGATTCTAAGGCTACGCAGGCTCTCCAAGGCTTCTGTCCTCCTGCTGATTCTAAGGCTATACACACTCTCCAAGACTTCTGTTCTCCATGGGTAGCACAGTTGGCCGCTAGAGAGCATCCAGTCAAGTCTTCCAGTGCCAGACAACTTGCGGCAACCATCCCAGCAACAGGACATCAGAGAGTGGTGCAAAAGATCCAGATGAAAGACACTCTAGAACCAGCATCCTTTCACTTCCACCATGTGATCCCAATGGCCTCCCAACAGAGCTTCTTCACTTTGAATCCATTTGGGACGACCCAGTATGGAAGGCTGCAGTTTTACTGGATAAGGGGACATGATGCGGACAACCTGCTGAGGGTTTGCAGTTAG